AAAGTGACCTAGCAGTGGAAAGAGTATGTCTGATATTTTATCTTCTTTGGCTTACCTTAATGGCAAGCCAAATGCGAAAGGCAAATTAAAAGCCAAAGCTGAACATTTTCAAGTGAACGAAAACCTAGGTTTTGAGTTTACTGGGTCGGGTGAGCACCTGATGGTCCGCATTCGCAAAACGGGTGAGAACACCAGTTTTGTTGCTAATGAACTGGCGAAAACTTGTGGTGTCAAATCCAAAGACGTTAGCTGGGCTGGCTTGAAAGACCGCCATGCGGTGACCGAGCAATGGCTGAGTGTTCACTTACCGAAAGGTGACACTCCTGACTTTAGTCAGTTTCTTGCTCAGTACCCAAGTATTGAAATTTTAGCCACTGACCGTCATAACAAAAAGCTGCGTCCAGGTGACTTAGTGGGTAACCAATTTGTGGTGACGTTATCCGATGTCAGCGATGTGGATGAAGTATTAGCACGACTAGAGTCTATTGTGAAAACTGGGGTGCCTAATTACTTCGGTAGCCAGCGTTTTGGTAATCAAGGCAACAACCTAGAAGAGGCCCGTCGCTGGGGGCGTGAAAACGTTCGTACTCGCAATCAGAATAAGCGCAGTCTTTATCTTTCTGCTGCTCGCTCGTGGATTTTTAATACCATTGTTTCTGAGCGTATTGAAAAAGGTTGCTTTGACCAAGTTTTATTGGGCGATCTTGTTGAGATTAACGGCCAGCAAGAGTCAGTGACGAGCGACACTGCCGACACTTTCAATAATGGCATTGCGGAAGGCACGACACTGCTAACAGCAGCACTTGCTGGTGATAATGCACTACCAACAACAGAGCAAGCATTAGCTCTAGAACAGCCTCACTTAGATGCTGAGCCTGATCTGATGGCGTTAATTCGTGGTAATCGCATGCGCCATGACCGCCGCGCAATTTCTTTAATGCCTCAGGATCTAACTTGGCAAGTTGATGGCGATAATGTCACGCTACGTTTTTCATTAGACGCTGGGTGCTTTGCAACATCAATCATCCGAGAGCTGATTGAAGAAGTTGAAGTGGAGCGCCAATATTAATGAGCGACAACTTGCTTAAAATTTTGATAAGTAATGATGATGGCGTGCATGCTGAAGGCATTCATACTTTGGCTGATGCATTACGTGATATGGCTGAAGTCACGATTGTTGCTCCTGACCGAAATCGCTCTGGTGCATCGAACTCATTAACGCTTGAGCAGCCTCTGCGAGTCAATGAGATTGCACCAAAGGTCTACTCGGTGCAAGGAACGCCGACCGACTGCGTTCACTTTGCTCTTAACGAGTTGATGAAAGATGAATTGCCAGACTTAGTGCTGACGGGGATTAACCACGGTGCAAACCTTGGTGATGATGTCTTGTACTCTGGTACCGTGGCCGCCGCGATGGAGGGACACTTCCTTGGGGTGCAATCTATCGCATTCTCGCTCGTTGGTAAGGCAAATTTTGCCACAGCGGCTGTGATAGCGCGTCAATTGGTTTCGCAGCATGCGAACAAACCAATTCCAACTAACCGATTGTTAAATGTCAATGTGCCTGATTTAGCTTACGATGCATTAAAGGGAACGCAAGTCACTCGACTTGGTGCACGTCATCACGCTGAAGCGATGATTAAGCAGAAAGATCCGCGTGGACATGATATTTATTGGTTAGGTCCTCCAGGTAAAGAGCAGGATGCTGGCGAAGGCACGGATTTTTATGCTATCGAACAAGGCTTTGTTTCAATCACACCGTTACAAGTGGATTTAACGGCTCATGAGTCGATACAAAGCATGGGTAATTGGTTAAAGGATAGTTAAGCATGACAAACCCACATGCCGATAGATTGCGAGATTTTCTGATTGCGAATGGGATTCAAGACCAGAAAGTACTCGATGCCATTTATAGATTGCCGCGAGAGCAATTTGTCTCTCAGGCAATGATTCATCAAGCCTATGACAACAATGCGCTGCCGATAGGACAAGGACAAACTATTTCTCAGCCATACATCGTGGCGAAGATGACAGAAATGTTGGAGCTCACACATAGCAGTAAGGTGCTTGAAGTCGGTACCGGCTCTGGTTATCAAACTGCAGTATTGTCGCAGCTTGTAGAACATGTTTATTCGATTGAACGTATTAAGACCCTGCAATGGGAAGCAAAGCGTCGCTTAAAGCAGTTGGATATTTATAATATATCCACTAAGCATGGTGATGGCTGGCAAGGCTGGGCGGCGAAAGGGCCGTTTGACGCCATCATTGTTACCGCTGCGGCTGAGTCAGTTCCATCGGCACTCTTAGAACAACTGAAAGAGGGCGGGATATTGATGATCCCTGTCGGAACGGATGAGCAGCAATTGCTAAAAATAGTTCGTAGTGGTGATGAGTTTCTTTCTGAAGTGATAGAAATGGTTCGTTTTGTTCCTTTGGTTGCTGGTGATCTAGCGTAGCGATGAAGTTTAAGTCTTACTTTTTATTAGTCTTAGGTATTTGCAGTACATTATTAGGATGTGCTGCGCATTCCCCTGCGCCTGTGACTGGATTAAAGAAAGACTATAGTTCGGTTTCTCGAGGGAGTTATCGAGGAAGCTACTACCAAGTCGAAAAAGGCGATACGCTGTATTTTATAGCCTATGTCACAGACAAAGATGTAAGTGAAATCATTAGTTACAACGGATTAACCAAACCTTAC
Above is a window of Vibrio orientalis CIP 102891 = ATCC 33934 DNA encoding:
- the truD gene encoding tRNA pseudouridine(13) synthase TruD, with protein sequence MSDILSSLAYLNGKPNAKGKLKAKAEHFQVNENLGFEFTGSGEHLMVRIRKTGENTSFVANELAKTCGVKSKDVSWAGLKDRHAVTEQWLSVHLPKGDTPDFSQFLAQYPSIEILATDRHNKKLRPGDLVGNQFVVTLSDVSDVDEVLARLESIVKTGVPNYFGSQRFGNQGNNLEEARRWGRENVRTRNQNKRSLYLSAARSWIFNTIVSERIEKGCFDQVLLGDLVEINGQQESVTSDTADTFNNGIAEGTTLLTAALAGDNALPTTEQALALEQPHLDAEPDLMALIRGNRMRHDRRAISLMPQDLTWQVDGDNVTLRFSLDAGCFATSIIRELIEEVEVERQY
- a CDS encoding protein-L-isoaspartate(D-aspartate) O-methyltransferase, producing the protein MTNPHADRLRDFLIANGIQDQKVLDAIYRLPREQFVSQAMIHQAYDNNALPIGQGQTISQPYIVAKMTEMLELTHSSKVLEVGTGSGYQTAVLSQLVEHVYSIERIKTLQWEAKRRLKQLDIYNISTKHGDGWQGWAAKGPFDAIIVTAAAESVPSALLEQLKEGGILMIPVGTDEQQLLKIVRSGDEFLSEVIEMVRFVPLVAGDLA
- the surE gene encoding 5'/3'-nucleotidase SurE; the encoded protein is MSDNLLKILISNDDGVHAEGIHTLADALRDMAEVTIVAPDRNRSGASNSLTLEQPLRVNEIAPKVYSVQGTPTDCVHFALNELMKDELPDLVLTGINHGANLGDDVLYSGTVAAAMEGHFLGVQSIAFSLVGKANFATAAVIARQLVSQHANKPIPTNRLLNVNVPDLAYDALKGTQVTRLGARHHAEAMIKQKDPRGHDIYWLGPPGKEQDAGEGTDFYAIEQGFVSITPLQVDLTAHESIQSMGNWLKDS